A stretch of DNA from Streptomyces rubradiris:
GCGGAGGAGTTCCGGGCCCTGCACCGGGGGCGCGCCCCGGGGGACCCGCTGGTGCTGCCCGGTCCGTGGGACGCCGCCGCCGCGCGGGTCTTCGCGGAGGCCGGGTTCCCGGCGCTGGCCACGCCGAGCGCCGGGGTGGCCGCCTCCCTCGGGTACGAGGACGGGGCGACCCCGGCCGACGAGATGTTCGCGGCCGTCGCCCGGATCGCGCGGGCGGTGGACGTGCCGGTCTCGGCGGACGTGGAGGGCGGCTACGGGCTCGCGCCGAAGGAGCTGGTCGAACGGCTGCTGGAGGCCGGTGCGGTGGGCTGCAACCTCGAGGACTCGGACGGGGGTGTCCTCAAGGACCCGCACGCGCACGCCGAGTTCCTCGCCGGGGTGCGCGAGGCCGCCGCCGACCGGCTGTTCGTCAACGCCCGCGTCGACGTGTTCGCGCACGGCGACGGCGATCCGGAGCGGGCCATCGAGCGGGCCGCGCTGTACCGCGCGGCGGGCGCCGACTGCGTGTACCCGATCCTCGCCCCGGCGGACGTGGTGCCGCTGCTGCGGTCGGGGATCGAGGGCCCGCTGAACCTGCTGGCCCGGCCGGACG
This window harbors:
- a CDS encoding isocitrate lyase/PEP mutase family protein, with the translated sequence MSKAEEFRALHRGRAPGDPLVLPGPWDAAAARVFAEAGFPALATPSAGVAASLGYEDGATPADEMFAAVARIARAVDVPVSADVEGGYGLAPKELVERLLEAGAVGCNLEDSDGGVLKDPHAHAEFLAGVREAAADRLFVNARVDVFAHGDGDPERAIERAALYRAAGADCVYPILAPADVVPLLRSGIEGPLNLLARPDGPAPAELGELGATRVTFGPGLQRRATAALREIAAGLLP